The sequence below is a genomic window from Planctomycetota bacterium.
CAGAGGGCATGAGAATCGTTTCATTCACGCCTGCGGGTGTGAGGGCGGGGCAGCCTGCGAGAAACGCGCGGATCCCGGGCCTTCGGCACGGCAGGTCGCCGGGAGCACCCTATGATGCCGGCATCTGGTTTCACCTCGATGCCCACCGTCCCCCGCAGAACTTTCATGCATGACCAACCGAGCCCCGTGATCGCCGCGGGCGACACGATCGCCGTGACCGGTGCGACGGGCTACGTCGGCGGACGGCTCGTGCCCGCGCTGCTCGAAGCTGGCTACCGTGTGCGGTGCCTCGTGCGCGAGCCGCGCAAGCTCGACGCCCGCCCCTGGCGACATCATCCAAACGTCGAGGTGCTCGCGAACGATCTCGGTGACACGTCCGCTTTGGCCACGGCGCTCGAGGGTTGCCGCGCCGCCTATTACCTCGTGCACTCGATGGTCGCCACCGGTGGGGCCTATGCGGATCACGATCGTGAACTCGCCGCCGGCTTCGCCCGGGCGGCCCGCGATGCCGATCTGTCGCGGATCATCTACCTCGGCGGCCTCGGCGAGATGGGGCCGGATCTGAGCGAGCACCTGCGGTCGCGGCGGCAGGTCGAAGAGGAGCTCGCTTCGGGCGGCGTGCCGGTCACCACGTTCCGGGCGGCGATGATCATCGGGTCGGGGTCGGCGTCGTACGAGATCCTCCGCTATCTCGTCGAGCGGCTCCCGATCATGGTGACGCCCAAGTGGGTGACCACGGAGTGCCAGCCGGTGGCCATCGCCGATGTCGTGCACTGGCTCGTTCGCTGCCTCGACGTGCCCGAGACGGCTGGCAAAACGCTCGAGATCGGCGGGCCCGACGTGATGCCCTACCGCGACTTGATGCGGGTGATGGCCGAGGAGCTCGGCCTCCGGCGGCGGATGATTCTGCCGGTGCCGGTGCTGACGCCGCGGCTGAGCTCGCTATGGATCAATCTCGTCACGCCGGTGTCGTATCGCATCGCCCGGCCGCTGGCCGAGGGGCTCAAAAATCGTGTCGTCGTCACCGACGACACCACGCAGCAGCTGATGCCCCACCCGGCGCTTGGCGTGCGCGAGGCGATCCACACGGCCAAGGTGAAGATCGATCAGCACGCCGTGGAAACCCACTGGAGCGTGGCCGGGCCGGTGCCCGGCGACCCGGCCTGGGCCGGAGGCACGGTGTTCACCGATCGGCGGGTCGTCGACATCGAGGCCGATGCCGCGAGCATCTACGCCGCGGTCTGCCGGATCGGCGGCGGCAACGGCTGGTATGCGGGCGACGTGCTCTGGCAGCTGCGCGGCTGGATGGACAAGCTCGTGGGTGGCCCAGGGCTGCGCCGTGGCAGGCGGCATCCGGAGAAAGTCGAGTTTGGTGAAGCGCTCGACTTCTGGCGGGTGGTGGGGATCGACCGCGATCGCTCACTCGCACTCCGCGCCGAGATGAAGCTGCCGGGCGAAGCGCAGCTCGATTTCGCGATCGAGGAGATCGATGCCGAAGCCCGGCCGCCCCTGCACCGGCTCGTGATGACCGCCCGCTTCCGCCCCCGGGGCCTGCTCGGCCTCTTGTATTGGTATGCCGTCGTGCCGCTGCACGAGCTGGTCTTCGGTGGCATGCTGCGGGGCATTCAAAAAACGGCCGAGGCCTTGCACCGCGCAAAGACGCTGCCCGGGGACGAGTTCCCGGCGGTGGAGGCCGCTCCCGGCTATGGCCGCGCCCGACTGTGGCTGGGCATGAGTGGCGTCGGCACGATCGTCGTCCTGGCGGTCGCGGGCCTCGCATTCGGGCTGCCGGCCCGATTCCTGCCTCCGGTGGGAGGAGCGCTCCGCGACCAGCTCTTCGCCCTGGCCGGTTTCGTGCTCGTCTACGCCGCAGTGCATGTCCCCTTCGACCTCTGCGGCGGCTATCTGTTGCCACGCCGCTATGGCCGCGGGCATCTTCCGCTCGGCAGCTTCGTCGCGCGCCTGGCCCGGGGTGTGAGCATGCACTCGAGCATCATGTTCACCGTGGCGTTCACGCTGCTTCTGGCGGGTCGGGCGGGAGGAGCGCTCGGGGTGATCGCCGCCGGTGCGACGCTCGTGCTGGTGTTGCTGGGCCTGCGGATCGCCGTGGCGGCGGCCATGGCGCCGCTCGAGCTCACGCCGAGCCTGCCGAGTGCCCACGAGCCGGTCACAGACGACCGGGCGCTGCCGATGCTGCCGACCTTCATGGCTGAATCCGCAGACGAGGGCTTTACCGGCGCAGTCGTGGGCGTGGTGCGGCCCCAACTCCACCTCCTGCCGCTGCGCTGGCGCGAAGTGCTCGATGCGGAAGCCTTTGCCACGGCGTTGCAGCGGCGGCAGATGGCCGTCGAGAGCGGTGCATGGTGGCGGGGCCGGATGCTCGCGATCGGCTTCACACTCTTCGGGATCGCGCTGGCGGCAGTCGTCATCGGGGATCGGCGGCTGGCCACGGCCGAGGGCATCGTCACGTTTAGCCTCGTGTTCACGCTCTGGTCGTTTCTCGGCCTGCTCACGCTGCCGACGCCCAGCCGCCGCGGCGTGGAGGAGGTCGATCAGCGCATGCTCGCGGCCGGCTGCCACCGTGCGACGCTCGCCCGCACGATCGAATCACTCGACGAACTGCAGGATCGCGAACGCGAGCGTCCGGCGCTCGTCGAAACGATCTTCCATCCGGTGCCGAGCGTGGAAGCGCGGCTCCGCGGGCCCCACGCCACCGGTGTGGCGGGCTTTTGGGACGCCGCCAGGACGGCGGTGTACGTGAGCATCGCCGGCCTCGGGCTCCTGGGCCGGGCGGTGCACTGCAACTGCGGCCGCCCCTCACTCTGGGCTTTTCTGCCGCTCGACTGAGCCGCGGTCGATCGCCAGGAAGCAGGCGAACACGCCGAGCACGGCGAGCCCGTAGAGCATGGCTGTCAGCGCCAGGAGGAGGTCGTAGGGCTTGGGCGTCGACAGCGAAACCCGTAAGAGCACCGTGGAGATGACGAATCCCGCGTTCCGAAACACGTATTCATAGCGGTCGTAATAGGCCAACGACACGATCAACAGGAACACGTCGGTGAAGATCATGAATTCGAAAAATCGTGGAAAGAAGAAGAGATCGACGTCGGCCGGCGGCGTCGCGATCACGGCAGGCAGGCCGTCGACGAGACCGAGCCAGCTCGCCAGATTGAGCGTCGCCAGCCCGACGAGCACGACGAGCAAGAGCACGGCCATTGCCTTCTTGAGCTGGACGAAGCCCTCCAGATCGTGGCGGATTGGCGTCTTCGGCGTCACGTGCCGCAGCCACGCAAAGGCCGTAACGATCAGAAACATCAGCACGGCGCCGGCCATGTCGATGAGCACGGCCCTCACCGCCTCCGGCTCGGCGAGCCAGTTTTCCAGGTCGCTGAAGCCGCCGATTTCTTTGAAGACCCGCCGGACGACGATCAGCGATACGATCTGATACTGCTTGGCGATCTCGCCGGTGTGCGAGGCGGTGAGTGCGAAGACGAGGAGCACCACCTCGTAAAACAGGATCACGCTGAAGGGCGTGTAGACCGCATGCAGCGGACTCTCATCGAGCCCCTTGAAGACCGTCTGGGGAAGGTCGGGGAACAGCCGGGCAAGCCCGATCGCCGCGAGGTGCACGAGAAACCCGCCCGCCGCCCCCCCCCACCACCGCCCGCTCGAGCCAGGCCCGCACGGGCGGCGTGTCGAGCCGGTCGAAGGCGGCGGCAAGGAGGCGGCGGATCGGACCGAACACGATAGGCTCCCCTTATGGATCAAACCCTCCACTGCACGCCCCGTCGGTGTCAGAGCAGGTCTGCAAGACGGGGCGTCAGCATCCGCACGACTCGGCTCGGCCTCGGAAGCACCTCCAGCGACACGAGCCCCGCCACGTTCAACCGCACCGGAACGGTGCAACGCTGTGCGACGGCGAGCACCGGCACGAGCGCTGTCGCCGACCGCCGCGCCGCCCACGCCGTCGCCACCGACGCAAACGAAACCATCACTCCGCGTTCATCGGCATCGATCACGACCGGGCGACCATCCAGCGTTCCCGTGAGTCGCCCGGCCAGAATCAGTTTGGGGACGAGCCCGTGTCCCGCGTACGAATCTTGAGCGTCCCGTGCAGCACCCACTCGGCATGCTGCGCCGACGGACCGGTGCCGCTCGGAATCTTGATGTGCATGTCGTCGAACTGGTACGTGATCTCCGCCCGCCGCCCCGTGAGATTGTCGTAGAGGCCGATCAAGAGATCCGGCCAGTTGTTGGGGTGATTTTCGGCCATGGAGAATGCTCCGAAGAGGGAAAGATCGTTGCCGCGGAAGTATAGGCAGCGGAGACGATCGGCAGAGGACTTTTCGTTTTCGGGCTGGCAGGACGCCGAAAAATTGCTCGGAGTGGCGCTTGTCGTGAGCGACATGGAGGCTGCCCTCACGGCCGAGGCCGTCGCCCGGCGGCTCTTTCGCGCCGGTCACACCTGCAGCGGCAAGGCTTTGATGAGGTCGTCGCCGCCGATCACGATCTCGCCCGTGAGGCGGGAGCGGCTGCGGATCGTGGCCAGATCCTCGTCGATCACCCACGACGCATACGCCGCGTTCACGAGGCTCTCCGGCGAGTCGAGGGCGTCGTTCGTGATGTCCCAAAACATCATCCCGCCGAGGCCGATGTCCTCGGCCAATTGGGCCCGCTGGGCGATCGACGTGGGCGTCTCGAACGAGCTGAACAGGCCCTTGGAGCGGTTGTAGACGTAGGCCGCCTGGGCCGTGTCGTCCCAGTAGAGCTTCCAGCCGCTCGCCGGATCCTGCACCTGGCGGAGCAGGTCCTTGTAGTCATACACGCCCGCCTCGAACGTGCCGGGCGCCGAGCCGCTGGACTGCTCGGCATAGCCGCCGTCGCCGCCGTCGGCCACGCCGCTCCAGCCGCGGGTGTAGAGCGGGGCTCCGAGCACGATCTTGCCGGCGGGCACGCCCGCGGCGCGGTAGAGATCGACGGCCGTCTTGATGTCGTAGCCGATCGGGTCGCCCGTGAAGGCCGACTGGTGGCCCGT
It includes:
- a CDS encoding SDR family oxidoreductase, producing MHDQPSPVIAAGDTIAVTGATGYVGGRLVPALLEAGYRVRCLVREPRKLDARPWRHHPNVEVLANDLGDTSALATALEGCRAAYYLVHSMVATGGAYADHDRELAAGFARAARDADLSRIIYLGGLGEMGPDLSEHLRSRRQVEEELASGGVPVTTFRAAMIIGSGSASYEILRYLVERLPIMVTPKWVTTECQPVAIADVVHWLVRCLDVPETAGKTLEIGGPDVMPYRDLMRVMAEELGLRRRMILPVPVLTPRLSSLWINLVTPVSYRIARPLAEGLKNRVVVTDDTTQQLMPHPALGVREAIHTAKVKIDQHAVETHWSVAGPVPGDPAWAGGTVFTDRRVVDIEADAASIYAAVCRIGGGNGWYAGDVLWQLRGWMDKLVGGPGLRRGRRHPEKVEFGEALDFWRVVGIDRDRSLALRAEMKLPGEAQLDFAIEEIDAEARPPLHRLVMTARFRPRGLLGLLYWYAVVPLHELVFGGMLRGIQKTAEALHRAKTLPGDEFPAVEAAPGYGRARLWLGMSGVGTIVVLAVAGLAFGLPARFLPPVGGALRDQLFALAGFVLVYAAVHVPFDLCGGYLLPRRYGRGHLPLGSFVARLARGVSMHSSIMFTVAFTLLLAGRAGGALGVIAAGATLVLVLLGLRIAVAAAMAPLELTPSLPSAHEPVTDDRALPMLPTFMAESADEGFTGAVVGVVRPQLHLLPLRWREVLDAEAFATALQRRQMAVESGAWWRGRMLAIGFTLFGIALAAVVIGDRRLATAEGIVTFSLVFTLWSFLGLLTLPTPSRRGVEEVDQRMLAAGCHRATLARTIESLDELQDRERERPALVETIFHPVPSVEARLRGPHATGVAGFWDAARTAVYVSIAGLGLLGRAVHCNCGRPSLWAFLPLD
- a CDS encoding glycoside hydrolase family 18 protein codes for the protein MRSKVDALGTRLGRDYELSVASPAGFDKIRNFNLAGLTPHVDFFNLMSYDFHGTWEKTTGHQSAFTGDPIGYDIKTAVDLYRAAGVPAGKIVLGAPLYTRGWSGVADGGDGGYAEQSSGSAPGTFEAGVYDYKDLLRQVQDPASGWKLYWDDTAQAAYVYNRSKGLFSSFETPTSIAQRAQLAEDIGLGGMMFWDITNDALDSPESLVNAAYASWVIDEDLATIRSRSRLTGEIVIGGDDLIKALPLQV